A window from Culex pipiens pallens isolate TS chromosome 3, TS_CPP_V2, whole genome shotgun sequence encodes these proteins:
- the LOC120419108 gene encoding peroxiredoxin-5, mitochondrial produces MHSSILLAAQNLATKFSLLSQVGRATASAAQQQRSSFHTSKMVQIKEGDKIPSIDLFEDSPANKVNIADLCAGKKVILFAVPGAFTPGCSKTHLPGYVDKAGDLKSAGVAEVVCVSVNDPFVMSAWGKQHNAGGKVRMLADPAAVFTKQLELGADLPPLGGLRSKRYSMVLEDGVIKTLNVEPDGTGLSCSLADKIKV; encoded by the exons ATGCATTCGTCGATTTTGCTAGCAGCACAGAACTTGGCCACCAAGTTCAGTCTACTGAGCCAAGTCGGACGGGCAACAGCTTCGGCAGCGCAGCAGCAACGTTCTTCATTCCACACGTCCAAAATGGTCCAGATTAAG GAGGGTGACAAAATTCCATCGATCGATCTGTTCGAGGATTCGCCGGCCAACAAGGTCAACATTGCGGATCTGTGCGCCGGCAAGAAGGTGATTCTGTTTGCCGTGCCCGGAGCTTTCACCCCCGGCTGCTCCAAAACCCATCTGCCCGGTTATGTGGACAAAGCCGGTGATCTCAAGTCGGCCGGCGTGGCCGAGGTCGTGTGCGTTTCCGTGAACGACCCGTTCGTGATGTCGGCCTGGGGCAAGCAGCACAACGCCGGCGGTAAGGTTCGCATGCTCGCCGATCCGGCCGCCGTTTTCACCAAGCAGCTGGAACTGGGTGCCGATTTGCCGCCGCTGGGTGGGCTGCGCTCGAAGCGCTACTCGATGGTGCTCGAGGATGGAGTCATCAAGACGTTGAACGTCGAACCGGACGGCACTGGGCTGTCGTGCTCGCTGGCTGATAAAATTAAGGTTTAA
- the LOC120419106 gene encoding DNA polymerase zeta subunit 2, with translation MTSTKEADVETDTILELLEIFIHSILFARELYPAAIFRPRRAYNIPVQVSIFKPLNDYLEKTLRAARELKRQRKLHKVELLVYKEESAGLLESYVLELEDREFRLESDEHMIQLEEQIRRSLLNLDRQLKALRKLPSAATFKILLHTTEAAFVRLGNDPRLQGAPFVQEAGQDAGHKTNTQLLPVSHTATVGVQLYVEEYL, from the exons ATGACTTCCACCAAGGAAGCAGACGTAG AAACCGACACAATCCTCGAACTGCTAGAGATCTTCATCCACTCAATCCTTTTCGCGCGCGAACTCTACCCGGCGGCAATTTTCCGACCGCGCCGAGCCTACAACATTCCGGTCCAGGTTTCGATATTCAAACCCTTGAACGACTATCTGGAAAAGACGCTTCGTGCCGCCCGAGAACTCAAACGCCAACGCAAACTGCACAAGGTGGAACTGCTGGTGTACAAGGAGGAATCCGCCGGTCTGCTGGAAAGTTACGTCCTAGAGCTGGAGGACCGCGAGTTTCGGCTCGAATCAGACGAGCACATGATTCAGCTCGAGGAGCAGATCCGGCGCTCGCTGTTGAATTTGGATCGCCAGCTGAAGGCGCTGCGCAAGCTGCCCTCGGCGGCAACGTTCAAAATCTTGCTCCACACGACGGAGGCGGCCTTTGTGCGCCTCGGGAACGATCCCCGGCTGCAGGGCGCTCCGTTTGTGCAGGAGGCTGGCCAGGACGCGGGTCATAAAACCAACACGCAGTTGTTGCCCGTTTCGCATACGGCCACCGTTGGGGTGCAGCTGTACGTCGAGGAGTATCTTTGA
- the LOC120419115 gene encoding gametocyte-specific factor 1 homolog — protein MNLQLLGAGNCDLSMQGYEDIVECPYNRAHQIMSFRMQTHLYKCRKNHKDLKFVKCPFNETHDLPEPELKYHKTVCPDRETFDRYKYCIRTTAATFVAEQDHATEEPRASYGMDGDADEETWDQYGKVKAYNPRAYASRHAVIRKCTGMAPSEKKAFKEAERKRLADLGNRSGQNAENN, from the exons ATGAATTTGCAACTTTTGGG TGCCGGAAACTGCGACCTGTCGATGCAGGGCTACGAGGACATTGTGGAATGTCCGTACAACCGTGCCCATCAAATTATGTCCTTCCGGATGCAGACCCATCTGTACAAATGCCGCAAGAACCACAAAGACTTGAAATTCGTCAAGTGTCCGTTCAACGAAACGCACGATCTTCCGGAGCCGGAGCTCAAGTACCACAAGACGGTCTGTCCGGACCGGGAAACCTTTGACCGGTACAAGTACTGCATTCGCACTACGGCGGCCACTTTCGTAGCGGAACAGGACCACGCCACGGAAGAGCCCCGGGCGTCGTACGGAATGGACGGTGACGCCGACGAGGAGACCTGGGACCAG tACGGTAAAGTCAAGGCATACAATCCGCGGGCTTACGCGTCTCGTCATGCCGTCATTCGGAAATGCACCGGAATGGCCCCGTCCGAAAAGAAGGCTTTCAAAGAGGCAGAACGCAAGCGTCTCGCCGATCTGGGCAATCGATCGGGCCAGAACGCGGAAAATAATTAG
- the LOC120419116 gene encoding protein PET117 homolog, mitochondrial gives MSATSKVVFLGACVVSLGTIGYVHYRQTSDRAKLHEGVIRDIQRQQQRKIENIYNLQQQNELTKQLKQELESREQQAAAGGS, from the exons ATGTCCGCAACCTCCAAGGTGGTGTTCCTGGGAGCCTGCGTCGTTTCGCTGGGTACCATCGGTTACGTGCACTACCGCCAGACATCGGACAG AGCAAAACTGCACGAGGGCGTCATCCGGGACATTCAGCGCCAGCAGCAGCGCAAGATCGAAAACATCTACAACCTGCAGCAGCAGAATGAGCTGACCAAACAGTTGAAACAGGAGCTGGAGAGTCGCGAGCAACAGGCCGCCGCCGGGGGAAGTTGA